A single Bacteroidota bacterium DNA region contains:
- a CDS encoding potassium channel family protein: protein MYKGAVLLLGNGHFTKPTKQRLTEKGYKVTHLTNLNTHLPGSESSTISEINNYFSDLDMKSFAMIYVLFEKDEDSFEVVIALIALYPDMPITASLFNENIRPHLKMAHANLTILNPAKIVAPAFVEALEGQYSVNQKLKNKPSRLRKTKFSNNLLLIILISLFGLLTFAAVSYFHFVEHLSWLDSLYFIVVTMSTVGYGDFNLIKTAALSKIVGIIVILSSSIFLWLIFSLILDRVLKSRAQRLMGRKKYNYKNHIILCGLGRLGYFIADELIKKGEKIIIVESNQDSPNIEYFRNLDVDVYNGDARLPYVLEDVGAEHCRALISAIDDDYGNLEIGLNARYFQPNIRLVLRILDESMAIVIKEKFDIHLTKSMSFIAAEKLVSVLEKKHHHSTESK from the coding sequence ATGTATAAGGGAGCTGTATTATTGTTAGGTAACGGACACTTTACCAAGCCTACCAAACAACGATTAACTGAAAAGGGTTATAAGGTAACCCACTTAACTAATTTAAATACGCATTTGCCCGGCAGCGAATCATCTACTATTAGTGAGATAAATAATTATTTTTCGGATTTGGATATGAAGTCATTTGCAATGATTTATGTCCTCTTTGAAAAAGACGAAGATAGCTTTGAAGTAGTTATTGCTTTAATTGCTCTTTACCCTGATATGCCAATAACCGCTTCGCTTTTCAATGAAAATATTAGGCCACACTTAAAAATGGCGCATGCCAATCTCACCATACTAAATCCTGCAAAAATAGTAGCACCCGCTTTTGTGGAGGCGTTAGAGGGACAGTATTCAGTCAACCAAAAGCTTAAGAACAAACCATCCCGATTGAGAAAGACAAAGTTCTCAAATAACTTGTTACTAATTATCTTGATTTCGTTATTTGGGTTGCTCACTTTTGCTGCTGTATCCTATTTTCATTTTGTTGAGCACTTATCCTGGCTAGATTCGCTTTATTTTATTGTGGTAACGATGTCAACTGTTGGCTATGGCGATTTTAATCTTATTAAAACTGCAGCTTTAAGCAAGATTGTTGGAATAATCGTAATACTTAGTTCATCCATCTTTTTATGGTTGATATTTTCATTGATACTTGACAGAGTATTAAAAAGCAGAGCTCAACGCTTGATGGGCAGAAAAAAATATAACTACAAGAATCATATTATACTTTGTGGGCTTGGCCGCCTTGGTTATTTTATAGCTGATGAGCTAATAAAGAAAGGTGAGAAAATAATTATAGTTGAATCAAATCAGGATTCGCCTAATATCGAGTATTTTAGAAACCTTGATGTGGATGTATATAACGGAGATGCCCGCTTACCTTATGTATTAGAAGATGTTGGTGCAGAACATTGTCGCGCTTTGATTTCGGCTATTGATGATGACTATGGAAACCTTGAGATTGGCTTGAATGCACGTTATTTTCAACCCAATATTCGACTGGTGTTAAGAATATTAGACGAATCGATGGCCATCGTTATTAAGGAAAAGTTTGATATACACTTAACAAAAAGTATGTCTTTTATTGCTGCAGAGAAATTGGTTTCGGTGTTGGAAAAGAAACATCATCATTCAACAGAGAGCAAATAA
- a CDS encoding SpoIIE family protein phosphatase, which yields MRIIGFLLISVATIILLLCMFYLDDTENNFIRALLTVVPSVCLPLGLSFLFFNSETKLFDLVLRIFQAVSLLLILGGIALQLVRNGNAFIFMLTGALGYTFAYAPLQLKKDYNQWQSLSQSKFYSALLSIINFYGVSALVIGTLFKLMHWRGANFMLISGMVVAIASLWFWNYLYKKVMLEKIEIEKNIKYAFDELDKSITYATRIQKAKLPRTEVIYKKFQQSFVLYKPKEKMSGDFYFYSEPGSNACFIAAADCTGHGIPGAILSMVGSEKLFEHSRPHATAGQVLMNLNNGLRASLRLRDNNSGINDGMDIAICRFNEIDNQLTTIEFAGAKRPLLIVRKDSTEIEEIKGNKTSIGEQEADESTFTTHTINLNKGDTIYLTSDGYADTFSAADKKLTTKKFKQMLIDIQTMTMDEQAKHLDDFIEKWKGGCEQTDDILVIGVRV from the coding sequence ATGCGCATCATTGGGTTTTTATTAATTTCAGTAGCAACCATCATCCTGTTGCTATGCATGTTTTATCTAGATGATACTGAAAACAACTTCATACGTGCTCTACTAACCGTAGTGCCTTCTGTATGTTTACCTTTAGGCTTAAGCTTTTTATTTTTTAACAGCGAAACAAAATTATTTGATTTAGTCCTGCGTATATTTCAGGCTGTATCGCTCCTCTTAATACTTGGTGGAATTGCTTTACAATTAGTGAGAAATGGTAATGCATTTATTTTTATGCTAACCGGGGCACTTGGTTACACATTTGCCTACGCTCCATTGCAACTGAAAAAAGATTATAATCAATGGCAAAGCCTAAGTCAAAGCAAGTTTTATAGCGCATTGCTAAGCATAATAAATTTTTATGGAGTAAGTGCATTGGTAATCGGCACTTTGTTTAAACTAATGCATTGGCGTGGCGCCAATTTTATGCTTATATCAGGCATGGTGGTTGCTATTGCTTCACTTTGGTTTTGGAATTATCTGTATAAAAAAGTTATGCTTGAAAAAATTGAAATCGAAAAAAACATCAAGTACGCATTTGACGAATTAGACAAGAGCATAACCTATGCCACCCGCATACAGAAAGCGAAATTACCACGCACCGAAGTTATTTACAAAAAATTTCAGCAATCGTTTGTTCTTTACAAACCAAAAGAAAAAATGAGTGGCGATTTTTACTTTTACAGCGAACCGGGCTCCAACGCTTGCTTTATAGCTGCTGCCGACTGCACAGGCCATGGTATACCTGGGGCTATTTTAAGTATGGTAGGTTCCGAAAAATTATTTGAACACTCGCGACCACATGCTACTGCCGGGCAGGTTCTCATGAATCTGAATAATGGACTGCGTGCATCCCTGCGCCTGCGCGATAATAATTCCGGTATCAATGATGGTATGGACATAGCCATTTGTCGGTTTAACGAAATAGATAATCAACTTACTACCATAGAATTTGCAGGAGCCAAAAGGCCACTGCTTATTGTACGTAAAGACAGTACCGAAATTGAAGAAATAAAAGGCAACAAAACTTCTATAGGAGAGCAGGAAGCCGATGAATCTACTTTTACTACGCATACCATTAACCTAAATAAGGGTGACACCATTTACCTTACTTCGGATGGGTATGCCGATACTTTTAGCGCAGCTGATAAAAAACTTACTACCAAGAAGTTTAAGCAAATGTTGATTGATATTCAGACTATGACGATGGATGAGCAGGCAAAACACTTAGATGACTTTATCGAAAAATGGAAAGGCGGATGCGAACAAACCGATGATATACTCGTAATTGGTGTAAGGGTATAA
- a CDS encoding TonB-dependent receptor plug domain-containing protein: MRLHNKLIFGFVYLLISATTILAQDGTAIITGKVTDEKLQPLSATVAQLGSGNSEFADQYGNYTIKIPANTPVTIVYFLGSYKSDTLFVNLKSGMKKEYNPRLKQLSGNIAMVDVTGKKEANDFMKPLDVRLTDKISGPGGGVERLVIMSGGAFTTNETSSQYNVRGGNFDENLIYVDEVEIYRPLLVRSGQQEGLSFINPELTENISFSAGGFNARYGDKLSSVLDVKYKKPRAFHGSVNASFLGGGIHFEGLSKNKRITYLFGARHKTNQYLLRSLDTQGEYRPTASDVQTKLTFDLDSAQRNTITLLGNFSETNYRVIPTDRETDFGTVNEALRFKVFFEGQESNKFVNGTGAFIYEHRFDSSLNIKLIGSYFETRETESYDILGQYFLDQLENDFGSSDFGDSAFNRGIGSFLNHARNKLKAKVYNSELKTRYIGSRTTFFGGLRFQTEQITDQLREWYYIDSAGYSIPNPNDEIILLNDVVRAANTLSSYRVMGYADASTYLDTNQLLRINYGIRANYWSISKQTAISPRVSLSYFPKKYEKRLLLKFAAGYYYQPPFYREMRDYQGNLNLNIRAQKSFQLLAGAEQSFLWQGRQFKFVTEAYYKSLSNIIPFKTEDVRLRYFPNDQSKGYTYGIDFRLNGEFVEGTESWFTINYMKSIEDIADDFYYDYYNASGEKIIRGYTFDNVATDSVRINPGNLARPTDQRVTASILFSDYIPKFPKYKVYLNLLFGSGMPFGPPGNNRYTDRLRYPFYRRVDIGFSRVLIDPDEPHNYRLKLANRISALSVSLEVFNLLQVNNTISYLWITDVTGRQYAIPNYLTNRQINLRLIGRF, encoded by the coding sequence ATGCGCTTGCATAACAAATTAATTTTTGGTTTCGTTTATCTGCTTATATCTGCTACAACCATTTTGGCGCAGGATGGCACCGCAATTATTACCGGTAAAGTGACTGACGAAAAATTGCAACCATTGTCGGCTACCGTTGCTCAGCTAGGTTCTGGCAATTCTGAATTTGCCGATCAGTATGGGAATTATACCATAAAGATACCGGCTAATACTCCGGTAACGATTGTTTATTTTTTGGGCAGCTATAAGAGTGACACGCTGTTTGTAAATTTAAAGTCCGGCATGAAGAAGGAGTACAACCCACGACTAAAGCAGCTTTCGGGAAATATTGCAATGGTGGATGTAACCGGAAAAAAGGAAGCCAATGATTTTATGAAACCACTAGATGTGCGCCTTACCGACAAAATTAGCGGGCCGGGTGGGGGAGTAGAACGATTGGTGATAATGAGTGGTGGCGCTTTTACCACTAACGAAACAAGTAGCCAGTACAATGTTAGGGGAGGCAACTTTGACGAAAACCTTATCTATGTGGATGAGGTAGAAATTTACAGACCTTTATTGGTGCGAAGCGGTCAACAAGAGGGATTATCTTTTATCAATCCAGAGCTTACTGAAAATATTTCTTTTAGTGCCGGAGGTTTTAATGCAAGATATGGTGATAAACTATCATCCGTACTTGATGTGAAGTATAAAAAACCGAGGGCTTTTCATGGTTCCGTTAATGCAAGTTTTTTAGGAGGTGGTATTCATTTCGAAGGATTGAGTAAGAACAAACGTATTACCTACCTGTTTGGTGCAAGGCACAAAACCAACCAATACCTGTTGCGATCGCTTGATACGCAAGGGGAGTATCGCCCTACTGCGAGCGATGTACAAACCAAACTAACATTCGATTTAGATAGCGCACAGCGCAACACCATCACCTTGCTGGGAAATTTTTCGGAAACTAATTACAGGGTAATACCTACCGACCGCGAAACAGACTTTGGTACTGTGAATGAAGCATTGCGCTTTAAGGTTTTTTTCGAAGGGCAGGAAAGCAATAAGTTTGTAAACGGTACAGGTGCATTTATATACGAACATCGTTTCGATAGTTCGTTAAACATAAAACTAATTGGTTCCTATTTTGAAACACGCGAAACCGAAAGTTATGATATCCTCGGGCAGTACTTTCTAGATCAGTTGGAAAATGATTTTGGCTCGAGCGATTTTGGTGATTCAGCCTTTAACCGCGGCATAGGCTCCTTTCTTAATCATGCACGCAATAAGCTGAAGGCAAAAGTTTACAATAGCGAACTTAAAACGCGCTACATAGGCAGCCGTACTACTTTTTTTGGTGGCTTGCGTTTTCAAACCGAACAAATTACAGATCAACTGCGCGAGTGGTATTACATTGATAGCGCAGGCTATTCCATTCCCAATCCTAATGATGAGATAATCTTATTAAACGATGTAGTGCGTGCAGCCAATACGCTTAGTTCATATCGTGTAATGGGATATGCCGATGCAAGTACATACCTCGATACTAATCAACTATTACGAATCAATTATGGCATTCGTGCCAATTATTGGAGTATTAGCAAGCAAACGGCAATAAGCCCAAGGGTGTCGTTAAGTTATTTCCCAAAAAAATATGAGAAGCGATTGCTGTTGAAATTTGCTGCAGGGTATTATTACCAACCACCTTTTTATCGTGAAATGCGAGATTACCAGGGTAATCTTAATTTGAATATCAGGGCACAAAAGTCCTTTCAGTTATTGGCGGGGGCCGAGCAATCATTTTTGTGGCAGGGCCGTCAGTTTAAATTTGTTACCGAAGCATATTACAAAAGTCTGTCAAACATAATTCCATTTAAAACAGAAGATGTGCGTTTACGCTATTTTCCAAATGACCAAAGCAAAGGATATACGTATGGTATCGATTTCAGGTTGAATGGCGAATTTGTTGAAGGAACCGAATCCTGGTTTACCATTAATTATATGAAATCGATAGAAGACATTGCTGATGATTTTTACTATGACTATTACAATGCTTCTGGAGAAAAAATTATCCGCGGATACACCTTTGATAATGTAGCTACTGATAGCGTCCGCATTAATCCTGGAAATCTTGCGCGCCCTACCGATCAGCGTGTTACAGCAAGTATTTTGTTTTCGGATTATATTCCAAAGTTTCCAAAATATAAAGTGTACCTGAATTTATTATTTGGTAGCGGAATGCCATTTGGCCCTCCGGGCAACAATCGCTATACCGACCGCCTGCGATATCCCTTTTATAGAAGAGTAGATATTGGATTTTCGCGTGTGTTAATAGACCCTGATGAGCCGCATAATTACCGACTTAAACTAGCCAACCGGATTAGTGCATTATCTGTAAGCCTCGAGGTATTTAATTTATTACAAGTAAACAATACCATTTCGTATCTCTGGATTACTGATGTTACTGGCAGACAATATGCAATTCCTAATTATCTAACCAATCGTCAAATTAATCTCCGTTTAATTGGAAGGTTTTGA
- a CDS encoding DEAD/DEAH box helicase — translation MKFVDFNFDYHLQDGLDTMGFENATPIQSQAIPLILDGKDLIACAQTGTGKTAAFLLPILHKLSLEPSNVTNTLIIVPTRELAIQIDQALQGFSYFTGTSSMAIYGGNDGTAFETERRALSQGANIIIATPGRLMAHLNLGYVKLQHLQHLILDEADRMLDMGFVDDIMKISTFLPKQRQTLMFSATMPPKIRSLAVKLLHHPEQLNISLSKPAEGVTQSAYVLFEKQKNELTKFLLKGKDDVYRSVLIFLSAKIKVKDLERDLIKGGLNVKAIHSDLMQNEREKALNDFRSRNVQILVATDILSRGIDIEDISLVINYDVPGDAEDYIHRIGRTARAASKGEAITFISEMDQGKFLRIENLIGYEVTKLPMPQQFGDALAYEPLIRRPKTFTGRNKSFRKPQSRRAR, via the coding sequence TTGAAATTCGTAGATTTTAATTTTGATTATCACTTGCAGGATGGATTAGATACCATGGGATTTGAAAATGCAACACCAATACAATCACAGGCGATACCATTAATACTAGACGGTAAAGATTTAATAGCATGTGCACAAACAGGCACGGGAAAAACTGCTGCATTCCTGTTGCCCATATTGCATAAACTTTCGCTCGAACCAAGTAATGTTACCAATACACTTATAATTGTGCCCACTCGCGAACTTGCCATACAAATAGACCAAGCCTTGCAGGGTTTTTCGTATTTTACAGGTACAAGTAGTATGGCAATATATGGAGGCAACGATGGTACAGCATTCGAAACCGAAAGGCGTGCGCTAAGTCAAGGTGCAAATATTATTATTGCTACTCCAGGCCGTTTGATGGCACATTTAAATTTGGGTTACGTAAAGCTACAACACTTGCAACATTTAATTCTTGACGAAGCCGACCGTATGCTCGATATGGGTTTTGTGGATGATATTATGAAAATATCTACTTTTCTTCCAAAGCAGAGGCAAACGCTTATGTTTTCGGCAACGATGCCACCTAAGATTCGCTCCCTTGCAGTAAAATTATTGCATCATCCCGAGCAGTTAAATATCTCGCTATCTAAGCCTGCCGAAGGTGTTACACAATCTGCTTATGTACTTTTTGAAAAGCAAAAAAACGAGTTAACAAAGTTTTTATTAAAAGGTAAAGACGATGTGTATAGAAGTGTGTTGATTTTTCTTTCAGCAAAAATAAAAGTGAAAGACCTTGAGCGCGACTTAATAAAGGGTGGGTTGAATGTTAAGGCAATACACTCGGATTTGATGCAGAATGAACGTGAAAAAGCGTTGAATGATTTTCGTAGTCGCAATGTACAAATACTTGTAGCTACCGATATTCTTTCGCGTGGAATTGATATTGAAGATATATCGCTGGTAATAAATTACGATGTGCCTGGCGATGCCGAAGATTATATACACCGCATAGGACGTACAGCCCGCGCAGCTTCGAAAGGAGAGGCCATTACTTTTATCAGCGAAATGGATCAGGGTAAATTTTTGCGCATAGAAAACCTTATAGGCTACGAGGTTACAAAATTGCCCATGCCACAACAATTTGGAGATGCCCTGGCTTATGAACCATTAATAAGAAGGCCAAAAACTTTTACTGGCCGCAACAAAAGTTTCCGCAAGCCACAATCGAGGAGGGCGCGGTAA
- a CDS encoding sigma-54-dependent Fis family transcriptional regulator, with the protein MALQDIKNRFGIIGNSAALEYAIDTARQVAPTEISILITGESGVGKEVFPQIIHNLSPRKHGPYIAVNCGAIPEGTIDSELFGHEKGSFTGAHESRKGYFEVANGGTIFLDEVGDLPLGTQVRLLRVLETGEFIKVGSSKVVKTNVRVVAATNVNMMEAMGKGRFREDLYYRLCTIPIFVPSLKQRKEDIALLFRKFAADFSEKYRMPALSLSDEGYSLLMNYDWPGNIRQLKNMTEQISILEKDKNITGETLLRYLPKDRISNLPMLLRDEKSSGDFSNERELIYKILFDMRKEINELKRIVFENGAGPDSQQENDLLPTRLQPIREFTHDLASNDGFTIHNSGDRVTPHVEVQESLSIMDKEKELIIKALQKHRNRRKNAARELGISERTLYRKINEYNIKS; encoded by the coding sequence ATAGCATTACAAGATATTAAAAACAGGTTTGGCATTATAGGCAACTCAGCTGCACTTGAATATGCCATAGATACCGCCCGACAGGTTGCTCCCACCGAAATAAGTATTTTAATAACCGGTGAAAGTGGAGTGGGCAAAGAAGTTTTTCCACAGATAATACATAACCTAAGTCCGCGTAAGCATGGCCCATACATAGCGGTTAATTGTGGAGCAATACCCGAAGGCACCATCGATTCTGAATTATTTGGGCATGAAAAAGGTTCGTTTACGGGGGCACATGAGTCTCGCAAAGGCTATTTTGAAGTAGCAAATGGAGGCACCATCTTCCTTGATGAGGTGGGAGATCTGCCACTTGGCACCCAAGTGCGGCTGCTTCGGGTGCTTGAAACCGGTGAGTTTATAAAAGTAGGTTCTTCAAAGGTAGTTAAAACCAATGTACGTGTGGTAGCAGCTACTAATGTAAATATGATGGAAGCGATGGGCAAAGGACGTTTCCGCGAAGACTTGTATTATCGGCTATGCACCATACCGATTTTTGTGCCATCGTTGAAACAACGCAAAGAAGATATTGCCTTGCTTTTCAGAAAATTTGCTGCAGATTTTAGCGAAAAATACCGCATGCCTGCGCTTAGCCTTAGTGACGAAGGATATTCGCTTCTGATGAACTACGATTGGCCGGGTAACATCCGACAATTAAAAAACATGACCGAGCAAATATCAATTCTCGAAAAGGATAAAAATATTACAGGCGAAACGTTGTTACGCTATTTACCCAAGGATCGCATTTCAAACTTGCCCATGCTTTTGCGTGATGAAAAATCTTCAGGAGATTTTTCCAATGAACGTGAACTTATTTATAAAATACTTTTTGATATGCGTAAGGAAATAAATGAGTTGAAGCGTATAGTATTTGAAAATGGTGCTGGACCGGATAGTCAGCAAGAAAATGATTTATTGCCGACACGCTTACAACCTATTCGCGAATTTACTCATGATTTAGCCAGCAACGATGGGTTTACCATACACAATTCTGGCGACAGAGTAACACCACATGTAGAAGTTCAAGAGTCATTATCAATTATGGATAAAGAAAAAGAACTCATAATAAAAGCATTGCAAAAGCATCGTAATCGCAGGAAAAATGCAGCTCGCGAATTGGGTATAAGTGAACGCACCTTATATCGCAAGATAAATGAGTATAACATCAAATCTTAG
- a CDS encoding choice-of-anchor J domain-containing protein has product MRKLFILILQFAITYSSYAQLQPNWKNTGPVKFPTNKSGQINGIGRCSQLKFHPFDSLKRYTASASGGLYYSADGGNNWNQMNTDVLPKTECASLAIHPTNDSIIYLGTGDANYYGGGLGVWKSIDHGATWISSNSGMGNVLVIEILINPSNPNVLIAATDAGIYKSINAGATWTKKNFATGFKDMMFKAVPLTDTIYAVNSSQFYISPDMGETWNLITNGVVIPGGGSGGGFRLGVSPANPQAVYIGMIKDEGTILRSLNGGTSFTTVYHNPSVSLTGYDENGGGQGNYNFDITVDPNNANVVYLVSHCVWRSDNGGIAWTRYTDWWDDCHTDMHHIVHNPFNTAELYNINDGAIFLSTDSGDNWVDKSDGIAATECYHAAQSPVSVYNSIGTQDNGECYFDGIWKTNRGGDWTVRMSYGYLFPNQVYYHDGERRLVNSSDQSWNIPFTPGNSGNDVALGFTPANVNTGYCGKTDIWVSTNLNNTSPAWTKVTTLNKAVKAIQVSETNENEVWAVLGTNQIVRVLNATSLTPQVSIKSVPASTTNSDIAIVKNHPNEVFVSCGFKIYFSSDTGSTWVDITLNLPVLNIRKIFHDNYSSNHALYVCNNLGVYFKNDTMTSWASYANGLPTVASYADFMMMNDGTPNSKIMASYYGRGVWESQMYKPNALPAAAFGATKKIICVNENVQFIDSSTTNVSSYLWTFTGGNPVNSTLQNPIVTYAAYGKYDVSLVVTNAFGTDTMLKTQYIKALSNGMLPFSEAFEVVFPPVDWQSTDVNANNGKWNKKSGSSAYGIGQACAFFNNFVYKENGNYDRLITQPVDLNSAQLGVLKFDVAYAANTNAAKSDTLAVYASIDCGSTYTLLYEKGSTTLATAPPNGAVTFIPTPAQWRTDSIDVSAYIGQQVLFAFENRGYNGQAIYLDNVNVNVFTAIEQSEKGELTIFPNPSSGNMLIDLGRSNRFVDYKIYSAEGKLIRQSTIANNVSEVRISESSLSPGLYTLQLSGNNVLRNFTFEIIK; this is encoded by the coding sequence ATGAGGAAATTATTTATTCTTATTTTACAGTTTGCAATAACCTATTCTAGTTATGCTCAACTGCAACCCAATTGGAAAAATACCGGCCCCGTAAAATTTCCTACTAACAAAAGCGGGCAAATAAATGGAATTGGACGATGCTCACAATTAAAATTCCATCCGTTCGATTCGCTCAAGCGATACACTGCAAGCGCCTCAGGCGGCTTGTATTATAGTGCCGATGGAGGCAACAACTGGAATCAGATGAATACCGATGTGTTGCCCAAAACAGAATGTGCATCGCTTGCCATACACCCTACCAACGATTCAATTATTTACTTAGGAACAGGAGATGCTAATTACTATGGTGGTGGCCTTGGCGTTTGGAAATCGATTGATCATGGCGCTACATGGATCAGCAGTAATAGCGGAATGGGCAATGTGCTGGTAATTGAAATCCTGATAAACCCATCAAACCCTAATGTGCTGATTGCAGCAACCGATGCAGGTATTTACAAAAGTATTAATGCTGGAGCTACGTGGACTAAGAAAAATTTTGCAACCGGTTTTAAAGACATGATGTTTAAGGCTGTGCCTTTAACTGACACCATATACGCTGTAAACAGTTCTCAATTTTATATTAGTCCTGATATGGGCGAAACTTGGAACCTTATAACCAATGGTGTTGTAATTCCGGGCGGTGGCAGCGGTGGTGGGTTCAGGCTAGGAGTATCGCCTGCAAATCCGCAAGCTGTTTATATAGGTATGATCAAAGATGAGGGAACCATATTACGCTCATTAAATGGAGGCACATCGTTTACAACGGTTTATCATAATCCATCGGTAAGTCTTACAGGCTATGATGAAAATGGCGGTGGGCAGGGTAATTATAATTTTGATATTACCGTAGATCCAAACAATGCAAATGTTGTATACCTGGTATCGCACTGCGTTTGGCGCTCAGATAATGGAGGTATTGCCTGGACACGCTATACTGATTGGTGGGACGATTGTCACACCGACATGCATCACATTGTGCACAACCCCTTCAACACTGCAGAGCTTTACAATATTAATGATGGTGCCATATTTTTAAGTACAGATAGTGGCGATAATTGGGTAGACAAATCGGATGGAATAGCAGCAACCGAATGTTATCATGCTGCGCAAAGTCCAGTATCAGTTTATAATAGCATTGGTACACAAGATAATGGCGAATGCTATTTTGATGGAATTTGGAAAACTAATCGCGGGGGCGATTGGACCGTGCGTATGAGCTATGGATACTTATTTCCCAATCAGGTATATTATCATGATGGCGAAAGGCGTTTGGTAAACAGCAGCGATCAAAGCTGGAATATTCCATTTACTCCAGGCAATAGCGGCAACGATGTTGCACTTGGGTTTACGCCTGCAAATGTAAACACGGGCTATTGCGGCAAAACCGATATATGGGTAAGTACCAATTTGAACAATACAAGTCCGGCCTGGACTAAGGTAACCACACTTAACAAAGCTGTAAAAGCAATACAGGTATCGGAAACTAATGAAAACGAAGTTTGGGCAGTGCTTGGCACCAACCAAATAGTGCGTGTGCTTAATGCAACTTCATTAACACCGCAGGTAAGCATAAAGTCGGTACCTGCAAGCACTACCAATTCGGATATTGCGATTGTAAAAAATCATCCAAACGAAGTTTTCGTTTCATGCGGATTCAAAATCTATTTCTCTTCTGACACCGGCAGCACATGGGTCGATATTACGCTTAACTTACCAGTATTAAATATTCGCAAAATTTTTCATGATAATTATAGCAGCAATCATGCCCTCTATGTTTGCAATAACCTGGGTGTATATTTCAAAAATGATACAATGACCTCGTGGGCTAGTTACGCCAACGGATTACCAACGGTAGCCTCTTACGCTGACTTTATGATGATGAATGATGGAACTCCCAACAGTAAAATAATGGCATCCTATTATGGACGAGGCGTTTGGGAATCGCAAATGTATAAACCTAACGCACTACCTGCAGCTGCTTTTGGCGCTACAAAAAAAATTATTTGTGTAAATGAAAATGTGCAATTCATCGACTCTTCCACTACCAATGTGAGCAGCTACCTTTGGACATTTACTGGCGGTAATCCCGTCAACTCAACCTTACAAAATCCAATTGTAACCTATGCTGCTTATGGAAAATATGATGTATCATTAGTAGTTACTAATGCTTTTGGAACCGACACCATGCTAAAAACACAATATATAAAGGCGCTAAGCAATGGTATGCTTCCTTTTAGCGAAGCTTTCGAAGTTGTTTTTCCTCCGGTAGATTGGCAATCGACAGATGTAAATGCAAATAATGGTAAGTGGAATAAAAAATCGGGAAGCAGTGCTTATGGTATAGGACAAGCTTGTGCTTTCTTCAACAATTTTGTTTATAAAGAAAATGGCAATTACGATAGACTAATAACACAACCGGTTGACTTAAATTCAGCGCAACTAGGTGTATTGAAATTTGATGTGGCGTATGCTGCAAATACCAATGCAGCAAAAAGTGACACCCTTGCTGTATACGCTTCTATCGATTGTGGAAGTACCTATACCCTACTCTATGAAAAAGGCTCGACCACTCTGGCAACTGCTCCACCTAACGGAGCTGTCACCTTTATTCCAACACCTGCGCAGTGGCGCACTGATAGCATTGATGTGTCGGCATATATTGGGCAACAAGTACTATTTGCTTTTGAAAACAGAGGATATAATGGTCAAGCCATTTACTTAGATAATGTAAACGTAAATGTTTTTACTGCCATAGAGCAAAGTGAAAAAGGAGAATTAACTATTTTCCCAAATCCAAGCAGCGGCAATATGCTTATTGACTTAGGTAGGAGTAACCGCTTTGTTGACTATAAAATTTATTCAGCCGAAGGAAAACTGATAAGACAAAGTACAATAGCTAACAACGTAAGTGAAGTGCGAATAAGCGAATCAAGTTTGTCACCGGGACTATATACGTTACAACTTTCAGGAAATAATGTTCTTAGAAATTTTACATTTGAAATTATTAAATAA